A window of Panicum virgatum strain AP13 chromosome 8K, P.virgatum_v5, whole genome shotgun sequence contains these coding sequences:
- the LOC120646447 gene encoding LOW QUALITY PROTEIN: uncharacterized protein LOC120646447 (The sequence of the model RefSeq protein was modified relative to this genomic sequence to represent the inferred CDS: inserted 2 bases in 1 codon; substituted 1 base at 1 genomic stop codon), translating into MLRDPNARLVRIHSKLTVVVSGRPGPAHPFNCSRLGPAKANIPWALAISLRSGDDDDHPSKIQIPTKQSKAKQSKMADEYDALSLFASRLLSHPSTTFGDGDGDHLLRLLQAALSAGPDVPALLQTRSAARRLLQDRAKEAFAFAAAQAPPLHHARILNSTPNTANPXLYYHASALXQSCLAMRYEALLLRDAKFSDSHHLKVSREEWLTFAKDALHNGFYTIASKAFAHATAHTHRSHPRQFDSTDSIDKDMINDITGLQTLAESLSAKHSVQIRQSQLNT; encoded by the exons ATGCTAAGGGACCCAAATGCCAGGCTTGTGCGGATCCATTCCAAGCTTACGGTTGTTGTCTCTggacggcccggcccggcccaccCATTCAACTGCAGCCGGCTCGGCCCAGCAAAGGCAAACATCCCCTGGGCCCTGGCCATCTCCCTCCGCTCCGGCGACGACGATGACCATCCTTCCAAAATCCAAATCCCCACCaaacaaagcaaagcaaagcaaagcaaaatGGCGGACGAGTACGATGCCCTCTCCCTCTTCGCCTCTCGCCTCCTCTCCCACCCCTCCACCACCttcggggacggggacggggaccacctcctccgcctgcTCCAGGCCGCGCTCTCCGCTGGCCCCGACGTCCCCGCTCTGCTACAAAcgcgctccgccgcccgccgcctgctTCAGGACCGCGCCAAGGAGGCattcgccttcgccgccgcgcaggctccTCCCCTCCACCATGCCAGGATCCTTAACTCAACTCCCAACACTGCTAATCCTTAACTCTATTATCATGCATCTGCACT ACAGAGCTGCCTTGCCATGAGATATGAGGCTCTGCTTCTGCGAGACGCTAAATTCTCTGACAGCCACCATCTCAAAGTGTCACGCGAGGAGTGGTTAACTTTCGCAAAGGATGCTCTTCACAACGGCTTCTACACCATTGCTTCCAAG GCATTTGCACATGCTACTGCACACACTCATCGCAGCCACCCAAGGCAGTTTGACTCCACTGATTCCATTGACAAGGACATGATCAATGATATAACTGGACTTCAAACCCTGGCCGAGTCATTATCTGCAAAGCATTCTG TTCAGATCAGACAGAGTCAGCTGAATACATGA